One part of the Luteibacter yeojuensis genome encodes these proteins:
- the acpP gene encoding acyl carrier protein, whose translation MSTIEERVKKIVVEQLGVKEDEVTANASFVDDLGADSLDTVELVMALEEEFECEIPDEEAEKITTVQQAVDYVKAHVKA comes from the coding sequence ATGAGCACCATCGAAGAACGCGTCAAGAAGATCGTCGTCGAGCAGCTGGGCGTCAAGGAAGATGAGGTCACCGCCAACGCATCGTTCGTTGACGATCTGGGCGCCGATTCCCTGGATACGGTCGAGCTCGTGATGGCCCTCGAAGAAGAGTTCGAGTGCGAGATCCCGGACGAGGAAGCCGAGAAGATCACCACGGTCCAGCAGGCGGTCGATTACGTCAAGGCCCACGTCAAGGCCTGA
- the fabG gene encoding 3-oxoacyl-ACP reductase FabG encodes MTSSLKGEIALVTGASRGIGAAIADRLASLGATVYGTATSESGAKAIGERLAPHGGHGRVLDVTDAAAIEGLVDAIAKETGAVSILVNNAGITRDQLLMRMKEEDWSAIMETNLTSVFRTSKAVMRGMMKARKGRIVSIASVVGVTGNPGQANYAAAKAGIIAFSKSLAREIGSRGITVNVVAPGFIDTDMTRALPEEQRAALLSGIALGHLGEASDIAEAVAFLASPAARYITGETLHVNGGMYMP; translated from the coding sequence ATGACCTCATCCCTGAAGGGTGAAATCGCTCTCGTCACCGGCGCCAGTCGCGGCATCGGTGCCGCCATCGCCGACCGCCTCGCGTCGCTCGGCGCCACTGTCTACGGCACGGCCACCAGCGAAAGCGGCGCCAAGGCCATCGGCGAGCGCCTCGCTCCGCATGGTGGCCACGGCCGCGTGCTCGACGTGACCGATGCCGCGGCGATCGAAGGCCTCGTCGATGCCATCGCGAAGGAAACCGGTGCGGTCTCCATCCTCGTGAACAATGCGGGCATCACGCGCGACCAGCTCCTCATGCGCATGAAGGAGGAGGACTGGAGCGCCATCATGGAAACCAACCTGACGTCGGTGTTCCGCACGTCGAAGGCCGTGATGCGCGGCATGATGAAGGCGCGCAAGGGCCGCATCGTCAGCATCGCGTCGGTCGTCGGCGTCACCGGCAATCCCGGCCAGGCCAACTACGCGGCGGCGAAGGCGGGCATCATCGCCTTCTCGAAATCGCTGGCCCGTGAGATCGGCTCGCGCGGCATCACCGTGAACGTGGTGGCGCCGGGCTTCATCGACACCGACATGACCCGCGCCCTGCCGGAAGAGCAGCGCGCCGCGCTGCTGTCCGGTATCGCCCTGGGCCACCTGGGTGAGGCCAGCGACATCGCCGAGGCGGTGGCCTTCCTGGCCTCGCCGGCCGCCCGCTACATCACGGGCGAGACGCTGCACGTCAACGGCGGCATGTACATGCCGTGA